CGCCAGATATCCGATGTCGAAGGCCCCGGCGTGGGTTGCCCCGTCCGCCCCGACCAGCCCGGCCCGGTCGATGGCAAACCGCACCGGCAGATTCTGCAAGGCCACGTCGTGGACGATCTGGTCATAGCCGCGCTGGAGGAAAGTGGAATAGATCGCGCAGAAGGGCTTCAGCCCGCCCGCCGCCAGACCGGCGGCGAAGGTCACGCCATGCTGCTCTGCGATGCCCACGTCGAACATGCGGCGCGGGTGCTGCTTGGCAAAGATGTCGAGCCCGGTGCCTGAGGGCATCGCGGCGGTGATCGCCACGATCTTAGCATCGCGCGCGGCCTCTTCGGCCAGCGCCCTGCCAAAGACCGACGTATAGCTCGGGGCATTGGGCCGCTTCTTGGGTTGCGCGCCGGTGGCCGGATCAAAGGCGCCGACACCGTGATAGCGGTCGGCGGCGGCTTCAGCGGGGGCGAACCCCTTGCCCTTCACGGTGCAGCAGTGGATCAGGACCGGCCCCGTGGCGCGGGTGCGCGCGCTGCGCAGGACCGCCAGCAGCTGGGTCATGTCATGCCCGTCGATCGGGCCCATGTATTCAAATCCGAGATTCTCGAACAGCGTGCTCTGGTCGCTCACCGATCCCGTGACCAGCTGGCGCGCCCGGCGCGCGTGGTCGCGCAGCGGCCCGGGCAATGCGGCCTCGAAACCTTCCGCCATGGTCTTCAGCTCGCCCAGCGGTCCGGCATTCAGACGCGACAGGTAGGACGACATCGCCCCCACCGGCGGCGCGATACTCATTTCATTGTCGTTGAGGATGACGAACATCCGGCGGCCCTGCGCACCCGCGTTGTTGAGCGCCTCGTAGGCCATGCCAGCACTGATCGACCCGTCACCGATCACCGCGATGGCGTCGCCGGTGGCCTCGCCCATGTCGCGCGCCACGGTGAACCCCAGCGCCGCCGAAATCGACGTGGAGCTATGCGCAGCGCCGAAGGGGTCGAAAATGCTCTCGCTGCGCTTGGTAAACCCCGAGATACCGCCCTCCTGCCGCAAGCTCGGCATGCGGTCGCGGCGGCCGGTCAGGACCTTGTGCGGATAACACTGGTGTCCCACGTCCCAGATCAGCTTGTCGCGCGGCGTGTCGAACACCGCATGCAGCGCCACAGTCAGCTCCACCACGCCCAGCGACGATCCCAGATGGCCGCCGGTGGTCGCCACCGCGTCGATGACCTCGCCGCGCAGCTCGGTGGCGAGCGCTGCAAGTTCTCTGTCGGTGAGGGATTTCAGGTCGGACGGTGCCGCGACACGGTCCAGAAGGGGGGTGGGACGGCCCATGGCGGGCTCCTTTTCTCGACATCTGGCTCTCGACGGTTTGGCTGGGGACCTGTTGGCCGGGGAACAGAGGGTGGCGGACGCCGGAACGCACCACCCTCTGTCTCCCGTAGCCAACAGGAAGCGTCGGAGGGTCGAGGCCCCCGACAGTATCAGACAACCCTAGGGACAGAATTGACTGATCTCGTGTGGCAGGGGCGGCGCCGAAAGGGCGGCCGCCCCCGCCGAAAACTCAGGCCGTCGTGGTGGCCTCTTGTGGCGCGAGCAACGACAGCGGCGTCGGATCTGGCGCCTCTTTCGATTCCTCGGGCAGCAGGTTGCTGATCCCGACCGTGACCGCAAAGAACACGCCGAGGACGATACAGAGAACCGCGGCATAGCCCGCCCCCTTCATCATCAGCAGGAACACATCTGCCCTCAGGCGGAATGTCGGATCCTCGGTGCGCAGGTAATTATGATCGCTCATGTCAGTGCTCCTTAATCAAGCGGCGCGTAGCCGTGGTCCTGCGCCCAGATGAACCAGTTGTCGACAACCGTGCCGGTCAGCAGGATACCGATACCGCCGGTCAGCGTTGTCAGTACCGCGAACCACCACGCCCAGCGGTGGATACCCTCCATCGTCGCGTTGAACCCCATGGTCCAGCGCCAGAAGAGCGCAGCGCGTTCGGACGCTGTCCCGCGGTCCACGATCTGTTCGATTTCG
The Sulfitobacter sp. HNIBRBA3233 DNA segment above includes these coding regions:
- the pufX gene encoding RC-LH1 core complex protein PufX — translated: MSDHNYLRTEDPTFRLRADVFLLMMKGAGYAAVLCIVLGVFFAVTVGISNLLPEESKEAPDPTPLSLLAPQEATTTA
- the dxs gene encoding 1-deoxy-D-xylulose-5-phosphate synthase, which codes for MGRPTPLLDRVAAPSDLKSLTDRELAALATELRGEVIDAVATTGGHLGSSLGVVELTVALHAVFDTPRDKLIWDVGHQCYPHKVLTGRRDRMPSLRQEGGISGFTKRSESIFDPFGAAHSSTSISAALGFTVARDMGEATGDAIAVIGDGSISAGMAYEALNNAGAQGRRMFVILNDNEMSIAPPVGAMSSYLSRLNAGPLGELKTMAEGFEAALPGPLRDHARRARQLVTGSVSDQSTLFENLGFEYMGPIDGHDMTQLLAVLRSARTRATGPVLIHCCTVKGKGFAPAEAAADRYHGVGAFDPATGAQPKKRPNAPSYTSVFGRALAEEAARDAKIVAITAAMPSGTGLDIFAKQHPRRMFDVGIAEQHGVTFAAGLAAGGLKPFCAIYSTFLQRGYDQIVHDVALQNLPVRFAIDRAGLVGADGATHAGAFDIGYLAALPNMVVMAASDEAELVHMVATAVAHDSGPIAFRYPRGEGSGVALPERGVPLEIGKGLVVRHGFDVAILSFGAHLGESLRAADIIEAEGLTVTVADARFAKPLDTRLIAKLARKHRALITVEQGSRGGFGAMVLHYLSDEGLLDGDLAVRTMTLPDRFIDQAAPDAMYADAGLTAADIAAAALQAAKVERVKA